A portion of the Mycoplasmopsis mustelae genome contains these proteins:
- a CDS encoding PDxFFG protein encodes MKKIKLSLKAKVLLSAGIIASASGVAVASMYAYANNSDEVKGSYLAITEKKLKNDYSQIYDANRHLKPEISILDPLKKYQVGFISDDYENFGFIEDKKKLYSFDEFFAKYFERFKESFILEVKFGSFSFFDEYVLAVKPSKFIEFSKWFINTVAWGPDLLTLESFRLVPGVEQSGNSITLGSHSTVHKEVSEIKFFPDAFFGSMPIYSILSGAGNGRDALTYSLFKEQQDKKTIDEFLASIPTASAIYNAISRAPRTYNSFLSLALPYKLINKKFKILPDTKNKFNENTLVFADNITQKQFNDIKTQLNLADNVTFDSLIETTVTSAIASDTTTTVAGNSNKLTEPLLIVTFDYKPEGSQDSFSFIMREGNVSPQWDITYHTFKKAVDADIAHFLDFYDVKAYENKEIWAYIDSNDKISLFKSKLEAINNIPELKNWETATAEVKSRLGAYLVKSIDVKDAVFTTTLENVENKNSFSLSFAATTITSQEKDLLDEFKHAVGYQGAISPITLQAGPEDISILDENGKPKRGLSTRKYDVFNEAYTGLIDKVLAKYPHLAKKLTGPHVAKKLNAKGYYEYSLEDGDYIGFSEDDRIGLPLVLGATLKDFDGISTEFLRYVATHEYGHHYTLDESQALNQDSNAVVVGGISPRNGISESSYYSAEALRNYLKARTTLDFVRVNALGEQTDSTNTNGQYIKFLFKNKDTGQYVRETEDQIWGNASQNAHIESVLSNKQRRFLQDFDGLKEAANQRKTRLGNLFIANSFDENSGTINPFISGTAKTFEPVINGDTTSYVFKDLDIKRVIKEIKDGTGQSIENAIEITDSNNLTINVVDLVTETIDGQTVTKATKINVFNRDGSPAINVPLNEPLDKASQDYIKAQTNIIKESIINLVRANFIDSGWNSNTTDFGGSIGFSLTNYSDRTDLKGLAANLKDRANPIEYDPATNNIDSVFNPNVKDKRKSWEYAGFTAGDSVSNVLSDMFAVTIGIEDARSKGTRSNPKKAHIEGALYSQIQDVLVFVDAKDKTKIKSSYTFPLIEGNKFLSNQVWDKNDVMTDQLHRTFQRYNIPATGIYQNNPIFRFLLSGLKLFIRNNNNTPYFHYLGADNSVSNSAEITQAYWRAGRDPKARNTLHNLTQKISFNNFDNFSEGNDSLYAAFNLKIKAEVHDGEKTATTAVFETFEDMIDFSSIDYSKATYIKMQPTETGTTAIFNWDINYVKTKFDFNAFKEAVATSQENEQQKQFIANADDQTLANEIMRRFRHSNYFLTVKDFNPATELEANKAILSDTYGITYLNPEFKNIFSFEAKPAADGDRKYTATDYQKTFRDYVVSTLGEEGNNEKLVNSVVATLNSQDLYRVSGNVLTFWNRGQTSLNRPLEWIYAKFRNGQPSSDVLNYNQTRVEPQLQDKFTDYVYNISETLTRDFVQTTYLPSTVDFENLPGYMTSVNESYTGLDYVVDATKLNVWNDRKNDPIAIYKGVYNAVKAAKFDNYYQQIKEVSLLTYQAELPIKDEIAKANLELDKVKKEIESQQNELKKATTQEQKDAINAKIQELNSISESFTNSVDKNNKLLNELILNKNKVVLPIKDVAYNDTYKKPNSVFENTESRTSSYFGKFITQSNGYFKDRFEKSTIGMELYDDLGNEVIDNEISLKDFESKPITSRPRAFFISQLLNFGVSKRTVTGIFRNKRLDALALYGFVKNADAQKIKKIRFTDTLTGEQKFLTVNFKDTNNIFYLKKQGDINSKVRIEDEGYTSWISDYGIMAKYRNTLLDPKHKYYAQFVDENNNAVSDLNIGDFEYLSENGKTGEQASVKIKTNKDPKTQDKGKTIIYIDYQFNITG; translated from the coding sequence ATGAAAAAAATCAAACTAAGTTTGAAGGCGAAGGTTTTACTATCAGCCGGAATTATTGCAAGTGCTTCAGGTGTCGCTGTAGCATCAATGTATGCATATGCAAATAATTCTGATGAGGTAAAAGGTTCATATCTCGCCATAACTGAAAAAAAATTAAAAAATGATTATTCTCAGATTTATGACGCAAATAGACACCTCAAACCAGAGATTTCTATTTTAGATCCACTAAAAAAATACCAGGTGGGGTTCATTTCTGATGATTATGAAAATTTTGGCTTTATTGAAGACAAAAAAAAGTTATATTCATTTGACGAATTCTTTGCAAAATATTTTGAAAGATTCAAAGAAAGTTTTATCCTTGAAGTTAAATTTGGATCATTCAGTTTCTTTGATGAATATGTTTTAGCAGTTAAACCTAGCAAGTTTATCGAGTTCAGTAAATGATTTATTAACACCGTTGCGTGGGGGCCGGATTTATTAACCTTAGAGAGTTTTAGGTTAGTTCCCGGGGTTGAACAAAGTGGAAACTCAATCACCTTAGGATCGCATTCAACAGTGCATAAAGAGGTTAGTGAAATAAAATTCTTCCCAGATGCTTTTTTTGGTTCAATGCCAATTTACTCAATTCTTTCGGGAGCAGGTAATGGTCGTGATGCTTTAACATATTCATTGTTTAAAGAACAACAAGACAAGAAAACTATTGACGAATTTTTAGCATCTATTCCAACAGCATCTGCGATTTATAACGCAATCTCAAGGGCTCCAAGAACATATAATTCATTTTTATCATTAGCATTACCTTATAAGTTAATTAATAAAAAATTTAAAATATTACCAGATACTAAAAATAAATTCAATGAAAATACTCTTGTATTTGCGGACAACATTACCCAAAAGCAATTCAATGATATTAAAACACAATTAAACTTAGCTGATAATGTTACTTTTGATTCCTTAATAGAAACTACAGTGACTTCTGCTATTGCAAGCGATACAACTACAACAGTTGCCGGAAATTCAAATAAACTAACTGAACCTTTATTAATTGTTACATTTGATTATAAACCAGAAGGTTCACAAGATTCATTTTCATTTATAATGAGAGAAGGTAATGTTAGTCCTCAATGGGATATAACATATCATACATTTAAAAAAGCGGTTGATGCTGATATTGCTCACTTTTTAGATTTTTACGACGTTAAAGCCTATGAAAATAAAGAAATTTGAGCATATATCGATTCAAACGATAAAATAAGTTTATTTAAATCAAAACTAGAAGCAATCAACAACATCCCAGAACTTAAAAATTGAGAAACTGCTACTGCCGAAGTAAAAAGTAGATTAGGCGCATATTTAGTTAAATCTATTGATGTTAAGGACGCTGTATTCACTACAACCTTAGAAAATGTAGAAAACAAAAATAGTTTTTCTTTATCTTTTGCTGCAACAACTATAACATCACAAGAAAAAGATTTATTAGATGAGTTTAAACATGCTGTAGGTTATCAAGGGGCTATTTCGCCAATTACTTTACAAGCTGGACCAGAGGATATTTCGATCTTAGATGAAAACGGGAAACCAAAACGCGGTTTATCGACCAGAAAATATGATGTTTTTAACGAAGCATACACTGGATTAATTGACAAAGTTTTAGCAAAATATCCGCACTTAGCTAAAAAACTAACTGGACCACATGTTGCTAAAAAATTGAATGCAAAAGGATACTATGAATATTCATTAGAAGATGGTGACTATATTGGTTTTAGTGAAGATGATAGAATTGGGCTTCCGTTAGTTTTAGGGGCTACTTTAAAAGATTTTGATGGAATTTCAACTGAATTTTTAAGATATGTAGCAACTCACGAATATGGACATCACTATACATTAGATGAATCACAAGCTTTAAATCAAGATTCAAATGCAGTAGTTGTGGGTGGAATTTCACCACGTAATGGAATAAGTGAATCATCATATTATTCAGCTGAAGCGTTGCGCAATTATTTAAAGGCTAGAACAACATTGGATTTTGTTAGAGTAAATGCTTTAGGAGAGCAAACTGATAGTACAAATACTAATGGACAATATATTAAGTTTTTATTTAAAAATAAAGATACTGGACAATATGTTCGAGAAACAGAAGATCAAATTTGAGGGAATGCTTCACAGAATGCACATATCGAAAGTGTGCTTTCAAATAAACAAAGACGTTTTTTACAAGATTTTGATGGACTTAAAGAAGCAGCGAATCAAAGAAAAACCAGATTAGGAAATTTATTTATTGCAAACTCTTTCGATGAAAATTCAGGAACAATAAATCCATTTATTAGTGGGACAGCTAAAACTTTTGAACCAGTTATAAATGGCGATACTACTAGTTATGTTTTTAAAGATTTAGATATAAAGAGAGTTATTAAAGAAATTAAAGATGGAACTGGACAATCAATTGAAAATGCAATTGAAATTACAGATTCAAACAATTTAACTATAAATGTTGTAGATTTAGTAACTGAAACCATTGATGGTCAAACAGTTACTAAAGCAACCAAAATTAATGTTTTTAACAGAGATGGAAGTCCAGCGATTAATGTTCCATTAAACGAACCACTCGATAAAGCTAGCCAAGATTACATTAAAGCACAGACTAACATTATTAAAGAAAGCATTATTAATTTAGTTAGAGCGAATTTCATAGATTCAGGATGAAATAGTAATACCACAGATTTTGGTGGATCAATTGGTTTTTCATTAACTAACTATTCTGATCGTACCGATTTAAAAGGACTAGCCGCTAACTTAAAAGATAGAGCGAACCCTATTGAATATGATCCAGCTACCAATAATATTGATTCTGTCTTTAATCCAAATGTAAAAGATAAACGTAAATCATGAGAATATGCTGGATTCACTGCTGGTGATAGTGTGTCTAATGTCCTTTCTGATATGTTTGCGGTTACTATAGGTATTGAAGATGCTAGAAGTAAGGGAACACGTAGTAATCCAAAAAAAGCTCATATTGAAGGTGCTTTGTACTCTCAAATTCAAGATGTTTTAGTTTTTGTTGATGCTAAGGATAAAACTAAAATTAAAAGTTCTTACACATTTCCGTTGATTGAAGGAAATAAGTTTTTATCAAATCAAGTATGAGATAAAAATGATGTAATGACTGACCAATTACATAGAACTTTTCAAAGATATAACATTCCTGCTACTGGGATATATCAAAACAACCCAATTTTTAGATTCTTGCTCTCAGGTTTAAAATTATTTATTAGAAACAATAACAATACTCCTTATTTCCATTACCTAGGTGCAGATAATTCAGTAAGTAATTCGGCTGAAATTACACAAGCATATTGAAGAGCTGGTCGAGATCCAAAGGCACGAAATACGTTACATAATTTAACTCAAAAAATTTCATTCAATAACTTTGATAATTTTTCAGAAGGAAATGACTCCTTATATGCGGCGTTTAATTTAAAAATAAAAGCAGAAGTGCATGACGGTGAAAAAACAGCAACCACAGCGGTTTTTGAAACTTTTGAAGATATGATTGATTTTAGTTCTATTGATTATTCAAAAGCAACTTACATTAAAATGCAACCAACCGAAACCGGAACAACCGCCATCTTTAATTGAGATATCAATTATGTAAAAACTAAATTTGATTTCAATGCATTTAAAGAAGCAGTAGCAACTTCACAAGAAAACGAACAACAAAAACAATTTATTGCAAATGCTGATGATCAAACTTTAGCTAACGAAATAATGCGTAGATTTAGACATTCTAACTACTTTTTAACAGTTAAAGATTTTAATCCTGCAACTGAACTAGAAGCAAATAAAGCAATTCTATCAGATACGTACGGAATTACTTATTTAAATCCAGAATTCAAAAATATTTTCTCTTTTGAAGCAAAACCTGCAGCTGATGGTGATAGAAAATATACTGCCACAGATTACCAAAAGACATTTAGAGACTATGTAGTGAGCACATTAGGTGAAGAAGGAAATAATGAGAAATTAGTAAATTCAGTTGTTGCAACTTTAAATTCACAAGATTTATATCGTGTATCAGGTAATGTTTTAACATTCTGAAACCGTGGTCAAACTAGTTTAAATCGTCCGCTTGAATGAATTTATGCAAAATTCCGAAACGGACAACCATCATCAGATGTTTTAAATTACAATCAAACAAGAGTTGAACCACAACTTCAAGATAAATTTACTGATTATGTTTACAATATTTCAGAAACCTTAACTAGAGATTTTGTTCAAACTACATATCTCCCATCAACTGTAGATTTTGAAAATTTACCAGGATATATGACTTCGGTAAATGAATCATATACTGGTTTAGATTATGTAGTGGATGCGACTAAATTAAATGTATGAAATGATAGAAAAAATGATCCTATCGCAATTTATAAAGGGGTTTATAACGCAGTTAAAGCAGCCAAATTTGATAATTACTATCAACAAATTAAAGAAGTTTCATTATTAACATATCAAGCTGAATTACCTATAAAAGATGAAATAGCTAAAGCAAATCTTGAGTTAGATAAAGTTAAAAAAGAAATTGAATCACAACAAAACGAGCTTAAAAAAGCTACTACACAAGAACAAAAAGACGCAATTAATGCAAAAATTCAAGAACTTAATTCAATTAGCGAATCATTTACCAATAGCGTTGATAAAAACAATAAATTACTTAATGAACTTATATTAAATAAAAATAAAGTAGTTTTACCAATTAAAGATGTTGCATATAATGACACATATAAAAAACCAAATAGCGTTTTTGAAAATACCGAATCTAGAACAAGTTCATATTTCGGGAAATTTATAACCCAAAGCAACGGATATTTCAAAGATAGATTTGAGAAATCAACAATCGGTATGGAACTTTATGATGATTTAGGAAACGAAGTGATTGATAATGAAATTTCATTAAAAGACTTTGAAAGTAAACCGATTACATCTCGCCCAAGAGCATTCTTTATTTCCCAACTTTTAAACTTTGGAGTATCAAAAAGAACTGTAACCGGAATCTTTAGAAACAAACGTTTAGATGCCTTAGCGCTTTATGGGTTTGTAAAAAATGCAGACGCACAAAAAATTAAGAAAATTCGTTTCACTGATACTTTAACAGGTGAACAAAAATTCTTAACAGTTAACTTTAAAGATACAAACAACATTTTCTACCTTAAAAAGCAAGGTGATATTAACTCAAAAGTTAGAATTGAAGATGAAGGCTATACTTCATGAATTTCAGATTATGGAATTATGGCTAAATACCGTAACACTTTATTAGATCCAAAACATAAATACTATGCACAATTTGTTGATGAAAACAATAACGCGGTTTCAGACTTAAATATCGGAGACTTTGAATATCTTTCAGAAAACGGGAAAACTGGAGAACAAGCTTCGGTTAAAATTAAAACAAACAAAGATCCAAAAACACAAGATAAAGGTAAAACCATTATATATATTGACTATCAATTTAACATTACAGGATAA
- a CDS encoding ABC transporter permease, with amino-acid sequence MEQQNESKFKAKFNRYVSKLRSRQNLGPTNELSKKIAPNPIMQPFQYQAWKIVGKTFDFVAESHMKAETKVFKEFVYRFSRSLSGVFGFILLVSIILLAFIIPFTTLDPNFGDVDVKYLTFNQTDKNGVYHIFGTDSLGRDIWARLWHGLRYSLSLALVVTTIEVIIGLTIGILMGQYERFDRVMTFIIKVISVVPTIIILILITIVISPSFWVIVFALSFTSWTGMANQIRAQVKRAKHFEWVAASKVLGTPNWKILQNYVPVILPILITQLVFSIPGVVLSETSLAFIGLAIDDIPTLGNLILEGQKIFPTYLRYVFVPSTLLILITTSVQLIGASVQDALRRQR; translated from the coding sequence GTGGAGCAGCAGAACGAATCAAAATTTAAAGCAAAATTTAATCGTTATGTTAGTAAGCTAAGATCACGTCAGAACTTAGGACCAACCAATGAATTATCTAAAAAAATAGCTCCTAATCCGATCATGCAACCCTTTCAATATCAAGCATGAAAAATTGTAGGTAAAACCTTTGATTTTGTGGCTGAAAGCCATATGAAAGCAGAAACTAAAGTTTTTAAAGAATTTGTATATCGTTTTTCAAGAAGTCTTTCAGGTGTTTTTGGATTTATTCTCTTAGTTTCAATTATTTTATTAGCTTTTATCATTCCGTTTACTACTTTAGATCCCAACTTTGGTGATGTAGATGTTAAATATTTAACTTTTAATCAAACTGACAAAAACGGAGTTTATCATATTTTTGGGACTGATTCATTAGGACGTGATATTTGGGCTAGACTTTGACATGGGTTACGTTATTCACTTTCGTTAGCGTTAGTGGTAACTACCATTGAAGTTATAATAGGTTTAACCATAGGAATTTTAATGGGACAATATGAACGTTTTGACCGTGTAATGACCTTTATAATTAAAGTGATCTCAGTGGTACCAACTATTATTATTCTTATTTTAATAACTATTGTTATCTCTCCATCATTTTGGGTTATTGTTTTTGCTTTATCATTCACTTCATGAACTGGTATGGCCAACCAAATTAGAGCCCAAGTTAAAAGAGCAAAACACTTTGAATGGGTGGCCGCTTCAAAAGTTTTAGGAACTCCAAATTGAAAAATACTTCAAAACTATGTACCTGTAATTTTACCGATTTTAATTACTCAATTAGTCTTCTCGATTCCTGGGGTAGTGCTTTCTGAAACCTCACTTGCTTTCATTGGTTTAGCAATTGATGATATTCCAACCTTAGGAAACTTAATTTTAGAAGGACAAAAAATCTTCCCTACTTATTTAAGATACGTTTTTGTACCATCAACTTTACTTATTTTAATTACAACTAGTGTGCAGTTAATAGGTGCGAGCGTGCAAGATGCGCTCAGAAGACAGAGATAG
- a CDS encoding ABC transporter permease, whose protein sequence is MKFKKTETRNNKTYYIDDNNVYLTNKRVEEVSLVERLFTINSPLVKSLLRLLVIIVEFFLIGFIVITITFFLINSVPGSNTLTSGLDSAAKKAIEAQYGLDQPLIKRYGFYLHDLFRGNFGISLSLFPTQEINSFIWERFYKSFLVGIFSVFLTVVIGISVGIWVGKNPGGIVDNVSTVLVSIFSSVPSIIFALILVFLGRLVNLPYIFDHKNLLTYILPGLALSLGSIIVYIKYIRTELNRELNSVHAKFAYLKGLSKSRFVWKHALKPSLFPIATFFPAVIFGSFIGSIFIEQIFFISGSGATLLQAIQTKDYNVILFLIVMFTLLTILSYATRDILYEVIDPRVRRKGA, encoded by the coding sequence GTGAAGTTTAAAAAAACTGAAACGAGAAATAATAAAACTTACTATATTGATGATAATAACGTTTATTTAACTAACAAAAGAGTTGAAGAAGTTTCCTTAGTTGAACGTTTATTCACCATCAACTCACCATTAGTTAAATCTTTATTGAGATTATTAGTCATTATTGTTGAGTTCTTTTTAATTGGTTTTATTGTTATTACTATTACTTTCTTTTTAATTAACTCGGTTCCTGGATCAAATACTTTAACTTCTGGTTTAGATTCAGCGGCTAAAAAAGCTATTGAAGCTCAATATGGATTAGATCAACCATTGATTAAAAGATATGGATTTTATCTACATGATCTCTTCCGTGGTAATTTTGGAATTTCATTGTCATTATTTCCAACTCAAGAAATTAATTCCTTTATATGAGAACGTTTTTATAAATCGTTTTTGGTAGGTATTTTTTCAGTGTTTTTAACCGTGGTAATCGGTATTTCAGTAGGTATTTGAGTGGGTAAAAATCCGGGCGGAATTGTAGATAATGTTTCGACTGTCTTAGTAAGTATTTTTTCATCAGTACCATCAATTATCTTTGCGCTGATATTAGTGTTTTTGGGCCGCTTAGTTAATTTACCATATATCTTTGACCATAAAAACTTACTAACATATATACTACCAGGTTTAGCGCTCTCATTGGGAAGTATTATTGTCTATATCAAATATATTAGAACCGAGCTTAACCGTGAATTAAATTCAGTGCATGCTAAATTTGCATACTTAAAAGGACTATCAAAAAGTCGTTTTGTATGAAAACACGCGTTAAAACCATCACTTTTCCCAATTGCAACATTCTTTCCGGCAGTTATTTTTGGTTCATTTATTGGAAGTATCTTTATTGAACAAATTTTCTTTATTTCTGGCTCTGGAGCAACATTGCTACAAGCCATCCAAACTAAAGATTATAATGTGATCTTATTCTTAATTGTTATGTTTACCTTGCTAACTATTCTTTCATATGCTACACGTGATATTTTGTACGAAGTTATTGATCCACGTGTAAGAAGAAAGGGGGCATAG
- a CDS encoding ABC transporter substrate-binding protein yields MKKRLWFKTFSLASAASIVAVAASCGTDSLKQNKSYSSTEFTSNLTKNIDYDFGLATEPINNLNYIKYNSMNKILPSLVDSFMKTGPNRELKSILKIKQFDFVSVSTDGTFTTDASGEKQPSSNFDDFFRLNKSELSTDNGYGRVQGSWYALHDLGLIGGLAKDTSGAPQQNASIYSFRNPKNGNNYIGATGFTNNKLNRWSNGDVVNAQDLRDYIEYILDLNTGSQKIDTITKYSFRNASKFIDAQKAYIQKFNIAYKNPWGRRKYIKTNEGTWIQDPEDQVWQSQIKDANGKALDIAEVEAIKQAALGFGFYTGQLFLDYPNEEIEANLNLPENKDFKLDKDLQEFTFLDIKTNKKYKRKLIKNVYLNPYQTFTIIGSLTDPNKKTIYSSIKSLARDENSFTIIFDENQTPELVYLIFTILGNLFPANRRYIETEGGGIQKYGSNTKKFLTSGPFLMDSNDVVLGPQGYINLKKNKDYFDAENTISEKIKIIFSTDRNINATFFEDGFISQTYIPAERINQYWSNPTYKEYLNKNTGYGTIAFGFNLDYESNADSYVLDEDLRNAIYYAINREKILQIVGWDFSFPVNTWTAYGQYRTFDGKNIETYFQDMRTEAANDKIFDLQNYDFVTHLSKSYTFEKTKRIDKTYDPKTAEFYLNRFKQRHPNLKHVKLRYLNNSSDEQKKAGTYLRNVLNELFKGYIDIEVKSLPENAFASFIEEGKYDIIYQNYDRLGGNGASDYVQVFFKTDEIDSLNEKNIGFKTNPVGSFTYADYISDLYTQAINLNVDEYISQHLVLPFNVILGSIPNAAADFDKVRNQQNPQKTDILNFENKYAQQILNGFKDATGKDFNIRLFKYLIEFLLIKNKNIQVNRRHKLLNESLLIFEGIDKLAEATASTSKRLHFQESLGPLNQTTKISFWKKFVELSFIKPTEDGSNYTDRINSFFSGNFNSEELKEKWSQEYVYIFIGELEKVIRDASIVVPLMEVDTNWEITRVGGVDSLYRFSLQYAYDFTRPPRPGLPRKRGS; encoded by the coding sequence TTGAAAAAAAGGTTATGATTTAAAACGTTTAGTTTAGCATCTGCTGCTTCAATAGTTGCTGTGGCGGCATCGTGCGGAACTGATTCGTTAAAACAAAATAAGAGTTATAGTTCGACTGAATTTACTTCTAATTTAACCAAGAACATTGATTATGATTTTGGTTTAGCAACCGAACCTATTAACAATTTAAACTATATTAAATATAATTCAATGAACAAAATTTTACCTTCTCTTGTAGACTCCTTTATGAAAACTGGACCAAATAGGGAATTAAAATCTATCCTTAAAATCAAACAATTTGACTTTGTTTCAGTAAGTACAGATGGGACATTTACCACTGATGCTTCCGGCGAAAAACAACCAAGCTCTAATTTTGATGATTTCTTTAGACTTAATAAAAGTGAACTATCAACAGATAATGGATATGGTAGAGTTCAGGGAAGTTGATATGCGTTACACGATTTAGGTTTAATCGGTGGACTAGCAAAAGATACAAGTGGTGCTCCACAACAAAATGCTTCAATTTATTCATTTAGAAATCCAAAAAATGGAAACAATTATATTGGTGCTACTGGATTTACTAATAATAAACTAAATAGATGATCTAATGGAGACGTTGTTAATGCGCAAGATTTAAGAGATTATATTGAATATATTTTAGATCTTAATACTGGTTCTCAAAAAATAGATACAATAACTAAATATTCATTCCGTAATGCTAGTAAATTTATTGATGCACAAAAAGCATATATTCAAAAATTTAATATTGCTTATAAAAATCCTTGAGGACGTAGAAAATATATTAAGACAAATGAAGGGACTTGAATTCAAGATCCTGAAGACCAAGTTTGACAATCACAAATTAAAGATGCAAATGGCAAAGCACTAGATATTGCCGAAGTAGAAGCAATTAAACAAGCAGCTTTAGGATTTGGTTTTTACACCGGACAATTATTTTTAGATTATCCTAACGAGGAAATAGAAGCAAATTTAAATCTACCTGAGAACAAAGATTTTAAATTAGATAAAGATTTACAAGAATTTACTTTCTTAGATATTAAAACTAATAAAAAATATAAAAGAAAACTTATCAAAAATGTTTATTTAAACCCATATCAAACTTTTACGATAATAGGTAGTTTAACTGATCCTAATAAAAAAACCATTTATAGTAGTATTAAGTCACTTGCTCGTGATGAAAATTCATTTACTATTATTTTTGATGAAAATCAAACACCAGAACTTGTTTATTTAATTTTTACAATTTTAGGCAATCTATTTCCAGCTAACCGTAGATATATCGAAACTGAAGGTGGCGGAATCCAAAAATATGGTTCAAATACTAAAAAATTTTTAACCTCAGGTCCGTTTTTAATGGATTCCAATGATGTGGTTTTAGGACCTCAAGGTTATATTAATCTTAAGAAAAATAAAGATTATTTTGATGCGGAAAATACTATTTCAGAAAAAATCAAAATTATTTTTTCGACTGACCGTAATATTAATGCTACATTTTTTGAAGATGGATTTATCTCACAAACCTATATTCCAGCCGAAAGAATTAATCAATATTGATCAAATCCGACATACAAAGAATACCTTAATAAAAACACTGGTTATGGAACAATTGCGTTTGGATTTAATTTAGATTACGAATCGAATGCAGATAGTTATGTCTTAGATGAAGATTTAAGAAATGCAATTTACTATGCAATTAATAGAGAAAAAATCTTACAAATTGTTGGTTGAGACTTTTCGTTTCCTGTTAATACTTGAACAGCTTATGGACAATACCGTACTTTTGATGGAAAAAACATTGAAACATACTTTCAAGATATGCGCACTGAAGCGGCAAATGACAAAATTTTTGACTTACAAAACTATGATTTTGTAACCCACTTATCTAAATCATATACATTTGAAAAAACTAAACGTATTGATAAAACATATGATCCAAAAACTGCAGAATTTTATCTAAATCGTTTTAAACAAAGACATCCAAATTTAAAACATGTTAAACTAAGATATCTAAACAATTCTTCAGATGAACAAAAGAAGGCTGGAACTTATTTAAGAAACGTTTTAAATGAATTATTTAAAGGTTATATAGATATAGAAGTTAAGAGTTTACCAGAAAATGCATTTGCTTCATTTATAGAAGAAGGTAAATACGACATTATTTATCAAAACTACGATCGTCTAGGCGGTAATGGTGCTTCAGATTATGTACAAGTGTTCTTTAAAACTGATGAAATTGATAGTTTAAATGAAAAAAATATTGGATTTAAAACTAACCCAGTTGGTTCATTTACATATGCCGACTATATCAGCGATTTATATACTCAAGCAATCAACTTAAATGTAGACGAATATATATCACAACATTTAGTTTTACCTTTTAATGTTATTTTAGGTTCAATTCCAAATGCGGCAGCAGATTTTGATAAAGTACGCAATCAACAAAACCCACAAAAAACTGATATTTTAAATTTTGAAAACAAATATGCACAACAAATTTTGAATGGTTTTAAAGATGCAACCGGAAAAGACTTTAATATTCGTTTATTTAAATACTTAATTGAATTTTTATTAATTAAAAATAAGAATATTCAAGTTAATCGTAGGCATAAACTATTAAATGAATCATTATTAATTTTCGAAGGTATAGATAAGCTTGCTGAAGCAACAGCATCAACATCAAAACGCTTACATTTTCAAGAATCATTAGGACCGTTAAATCAAACAACCAAAATTAGTTTTTGAAAGAAATTTGTGGAACTATCATTTATTAAACCAACTGAAGATGGTTCAAATTACACCGATAGAATTAACTCATTTTTCTCTGGAAACTTTAACTCAGAAGAATTAAAAGAAAAGTGAAGTCAAGAATATGTTTATATTTTCATTGGTGAACTAGAAAAAGTGATACGTGATGCAAGTATTGTGGTTCCGCTAATGGAAGTTGATACTAATTGAGAAATCACCAGAGTTGGTGGAGTTGATTCATTATATAGATTTTCACTACAATATGCTTACGATTTTACCAGACCACCAAGACCAGGATTACCTAGAAAGAGAGGATCATAG